Proteins from one Xenopus tropicalis strain Nigerian chromosome 1, UCB_Xtro_10.0, whole genome shotgun sequence genomic window:
- the lif gene encoding leukemia inhibitory factor: MGYLPGIVQLLILQCWCLLIITAMPLDFKGNICSNSNDCNDNTTYIWHQIHNKITELASGARHLFEKYTEVQGLSDKVDQICDPVIVHFPKFNATNSSEKEKAIELFSIFSYVSTALSNITNLQNKISSKKTPLLNELEKTFSGVKGILSNLSCFLCKKYHVTHVSVHYGPPLPSGKLPQKAHGCKVLKKYKHFIHQAVNATIINQLYESGTQNPSVP, encoded by the exons ATGGGGTACTTGCCAG GAATTGTGCAACTGCTGATTCTCCAGTGCTGGTGTCTGTTGATTATAACAGCAATGCCATTAGACTTTAAAGGGAATATCTGCTCAAACTCCAATGACTGCAATGATAACACCACCTACATTTGGCACCAGATCCATAACAAGATAACAGAGCTGGCGTCAGGAGCAAGACATCTTTTTGAAAAATAT actgaagttcaaggcttaagtGATAAAGTTGACCAGATCTGTGATCCGGTGATTGTACACTTTCCAAAGTTTAATGCAACCAACTCTTCAGAGAAAGAAAAGGCTATTGAGCTTTTCAGCATCTTCAGTTATGTCTCTACTGCCCTCAGCAACATCACTAATCTCCAGAACAAAATCAGTTCCAAAAAAACCCCACTACTTAATGAACTGGAAAAAACTTTTAGCGGAGTCAAGGGAATTCTATCCAATCTCTCCTGTTTTCTTTGCAAAAAGTACCATGTGACTCATGTGAGTGTGCACTATGGCCCTCCTTTACCAAGTGGTAAGTTACCTCAAAAAGCACATGGTTGCAAAGTtcttaaaaaatacaaacatttcatcCACCAAGCAGTCAATGCAACTATAATCAATCAACTGTATGAGAGTGGAACACAAAATCCTTCAGTGCCTTAG